The Flavobacteriales bacterium genome includes a window with the following:
- a CDS encoding peptidylprolyl isomerase → MSITKNKVALIHYTLKDDSGEILDSSEGHDPLAYIHGIGNLVEGLEEALEGKMIGDKIITSVSPEKGYGHRSEDNVHVVPLASFQPDGDEKLEVGMQVRVETNEGIGIAEVTKIDGEHVTLDLNHPLSGETLHFEVEVVDVRDATNEELDHGHAHGPGGHHHH, encoded by the coding sequence ATGAGCATTACGAAGAACAAAGTAGCACTTATCCATTACACATTAAAAGATGATTCAGGAGAAATTCTCGATTCATCGGAAGGACATGACCCATTGGCATACATCCATGGCATCGGAAATCTGGTAGAAGGTCTGGAAGAAGCATTGGAAGGGAAAATGATCGGTGATAAGATTATCACATCTGTTAGCCCAGAAAAAGGTTACGGACACCGAAGTGAGGATAACGTTCATGTTGTACCGTTGGCAAGTTTTCAGCCAGATGGTGATGAGAAGCTTGAAGTAGGCATGCAGGTGCGTGTGGAGACCAACGAAGGCATCGGCATAGCCGAAGTGACCAAAATAGATGGCGAGCATGTAACGCTCGACCTTAATCATCCATTGTCTGGCGAAACGCTTCATTTTGAAGTGGAAGTGGTGGATGTGCGCGATGCGACCAATGAGGAATTGGATCACGGACATGCACATGGTCCGGGAGGGCATCACCATCATTAA
- a CDS encoding helix-turn-helix domain-containing protein → MTPAIEQILSKHFPTLLDTDLIEGIKEHAIYREVDEGDLLMDIGGVIHNVPMIISGSVKVMREDEEGRELLLYYLRSGETCAMSLTCCMAFKRSEIRAVAQEKVTMLAIPVEYMDEWMRFRDWRSFVMNTYRLRFEELLEALDSIAFLKMDERLLKYLHEKSNAMNTDEILMSHQEIAVDLNSSREVISRILKQMERKGLVKLGRNKIWLLTEAEY, encoded by the coding sequence ATGACACCAGCTATAGAACAGATTCTCTCAAAACATTTCCCAACGCTTTTAGATACCGACCTTATTGAGGGTATTAAGGAGCATGCCATCTACCGTGAAGTTGACGAAGGCGACCTGCTGATGGATATCGGAGGGGTTATTCATAATGTACCGATGATCATTTCGGGTTCGGTAAAGGTGATGCGCGAAGATGAGGAGGGGCGTGAGCTCTTGCTTTATTATCTCCGCTCTGGCGAAACCTGTGCCATGTCGCTCACTTGCTGCATGGCGTTCAAACGAAGCGAGATTCGTGCGGTAGCACAGGAAAAGGTGACCATGCTTGCCATTCCGGTGGAGTATATGGATGAGTGGATGCGATTCCGTGACTGGCGCAGTTTTGTAATGAACACCTACCGTTTACGCTTTGAGGAGTTGCTGGAAGCATTGGACAGCATTGCGTTCCTGAAAATGGATGAGCGGTTGCTGAAGTATCTTCACGAGAAATCAAACGCCATGAATACGGATGAGATACTTATGTCGCATCAGGAAATTGCGGTTGATCTGAACTCTTCGCGCGAAGTGATTTCACGTATTCTGAAGCAGATGGAACGCAAAGGGTTGGTTAAACTGGGGCGCAACAAGATATGGTTGCTGACCGAGGCTGAGTATTGA
- a CDS encoding metal-dependent hydrolase: MASIFSHAIAAGALGTVRYPKKEVFKYFALGIFCATFPDIDVIMFKLGIPYEHPFGHRGFFHSLLFAYLQGLFIVRVFYSNLAFATRASLSIGFYFFCCGVSHSILDAMTNGGLGVAFFAPFDNTRYFLPWRPIEVSPIGSDFFTERGLQVLQTEFYYVMIPSFVLVVGMYLIRKFSKTD, from the coding sequence ATGGCTTCCATTTTTTCCCATGCAATAGCGGCTGGCGCTTTAGGCACGGTGCGCTATCCTAAAAAGGAAGTGTTCAAGTACTTCGCCTTGGGAATCTTCTGTGCCACGTTCCCTGACATCGATGTCATCATGTTCAAACTCGGAATTCCGTACGAACATCCGTTCGGACACCGAGGGTTCTTCCATTCATTGCTGTTCGCCTATTTGCAGGGACTTTTCATTGTTCGGGTCTTCTACTCCAATCTGGCATTTGCCACACGCGCAAGCCTCAGTATCGGTTTCTACTTCTTCTGCTGCGGTGTTTCGCACAGTATTCTTGATGCTATGACCAATGGAGGATTGGGCGTGGCCTTCTTCGCTCCGTTCGATAACACTCGATATTTCCTGCCTTGGCGACCGATCGAAGTGTCACCTATTGGTAGTGACTTCTTTACCGAACGTGGTCTGCAAGTATTGCAGACAGAATTCTACTACGTGATGATTCCCTCGTTTGTTTTGGTTGTGGGAATGTATCTTATTCGAAAATTCTCGAAGACGGATTGA
- a CDS encoding DUF349 domain-containing protein has product MNTQEEIIARMEELLELPVDETMREANELKSAFYKLNSDKLAQQKLEHRELGARMEDFIPVPNPLEDTFKEVFSRYRDMKAKFVHQKEEAEKKNLAEKKEILEGLKHLIDNEENIGKSFDRFKDFQDKWKAIGPIPSEKAADLNAAYKSEVDRFYYNIGINKELKEYDLAKNLEIRDAIVSKLEELQTAEVIKDVEFILAAAKEEWDEAGPVKQEVWEGLNDRYYEALKTLHKKIQDFYSERKSEMETNLEAKQAMVARVLELASQDHGSIGKWNKATDEVNKLREDWKSIGMVERKFNKQVWDEFKKAQDAFFGAKKEFLGEAREEFKDHKTAKEKLIEEALQLKDSTEWKDTTEKFKKLQNRWKKIGSAGPRDENKLWTKFRGICDEFFASKKAWYDGMDERQEANLKAKEAVLKNMAEVKLEGSDEEKLAMIKALGDEFAAIDHVPKKDINRINTAYEKAIQVLYKQVDLKKDEVAKVRFQNKVERLSDSDKGADQLRREEQFLQKKLREKKDELLQYENNMAFFANAKADNPLLISAKKNIENLQKEVDSLTEQVKVLRVSMRKLQA; this is encoded by the coding sequence ATGAACACACAGGAAGAAATTATTGCGCGGATGGAAGAGCTGCTGGAACTTCCAGTAGATGAGACCATGCGCGAAGCGAACGAGCTAAAGTCTGCGTTCTACAAATTGAACTCAGATAAACTTGCTCAGCAGAAATTGGAGCACCGAGAATTGGGTGCCCGCATGGAGGATTTCATTCCTGTGCCCAATCCGCTGGAAGACACGTTCAAGGAGGTTTTCAGTCGCTACCGCGATATGAAGGCCAAATTTGTGCATCAGAAAGAAGAGGCGGAAAAGAAGAATCTGGCGGAGAAGAAGGAGATTCTCGAAGGGTTGAAGCATCTCATCGACAATGAGGAGAACATTGGAAAGAGCTTCGATCGCTTCAAAGATTTTCAAGACAAATGGAAGGCCATTGGCCCGATTCCGAGCGAAAAAGCAGCCGATCTGAACGCGGCCTACAAATCGGAGGTGGATCGTTTCTATTACAACATCGGCATCAACAAGGAACTGAAGGAATATGATCTTGCCAAGAATTTGGAGATCCGTGATGCCATTGTTTCCAAGTTGGAGGAGTTGCAGACCGCTGAGGTAATCAAAGATGTGGAATTCATCTTGGCGGCAGCCAAAGAAGAATGGGATGAGGCCGGACCGGTAAAACAAGAGGTTTGGGAAGGTCTCAACGACCGTTATTACGAAGCGCTCAAAACGCTTCATAAGAAGATTCAGGATTTCTACTCAGAGCGCAAATCTGAGATGGAAACCAATTTGGAAGCGAAGCAGGCAATGGTGGCGCGGGTTCTCGAATTGGCATCACAGGATCATGGTTCGATCGGTAAATGGAACAAGGCCACGGATGAAGTGAACAAACTTCGCGAGGACTGGAAATCCATTGGAATGGTGGAGCGCAAGTTCAACAAGCAGGTTTGGGATGAATTCAAGAAGGCGCAGGACGCATTCTTCGGTGCCAAAAAGGAATTTCTGGGCGAAGCCCGTGAAGAATTCAAAGACCACAAGACTGCCAAGGAAAAACTGATCGAAGAAGCACTTCAACTGAAGGATAGCACCGAGTGGAAAGACACCACCGAGAAGTTCAAAAAGTTGCAGAACCGTTGGAAGAAGATCGGTTCTGCCGGTCCGCGGGATGAGAACAAGCTTTGGACGAAGTTCCGAGGTATTTGTGATGAATTCTTCGCATCCAAAAAGGCGTGGTACGATGGCATGGACGAGCGTCAGGAAGCCAATCTGAAAGCCAAAGAAGCCGTTCTGAAAAACATGGCCGAGGTGAAATTGGAAGGTTCGGATGAGGAGAAATTGGCCATGATAAAAGCCTTGGGTGATGAATTCGCGGCCATCGACCATGTTCCCAAGAAAGACATCAACCGCATCAATACGGCTTACGAAAAGGCCATTCAGGTGCTTTACAAGCAAGTTGACCTGAAGAAAGACGAAGTGGCCAAGGTGCGTTTCCAGAATAAGGTGGAACGACTTTCAGATAGCGACAAAGGTGCCGATCAACTCAGGAGGGAAGAGCAGTTCCTTCAGAAAAAGCTACGAGAGAAGAAGGATGAGTTGCTGCAGTACGAGAACAACATGGCCTTTTTTGCCAATGCCAAGGCAGACAATCCGCTGCTGATCAGCGCCAAGAAGAACATCGAAAACCTACAGAAAGAGGTCGATTCATTGACCGAGCAGGTAAAAGTGCTTCGGGTTTCGATGCGAAAGCTTCAGGCTTAG
- a CDS encoding VWA domain-containing protein, which yields MFLQLFFKLKQEGIPVSLREYLTLLEALKGGFGDNVEDFYSLARSVLIKHEEHLDRFDAIYSQYVAGSMKLSVPDLAKIQEDWLKYMAENNLTDEEKAMIEAMGGLEELAKRFQELLEEQKERHQGGNKWIGTAGTSPFGAYGYNPAGYRVGQAGSRNRSAVKVWDKREFRDLSDKEELNTRNLKMALRRLRVFTRQGHEEELDLDTTIKKTSKNAGFLQIEMRPERKNNVKVLMLFDIGGTMDDHIELCSKLFSAAKYEFKHLEFYYFHNCLYERLWKENRRRFNNITPTFDVMHKFNDDYRLIIVGDATMSPWEILQPGGSVEHNNPEAGMVWMERITQKFKHHVWINPNPEEGWRYSESTQILKRAVNDRMFPLTMEGLTKAMNMLKTSNKRSTIDPNLEENFR from the coding sequence TTGTTCCTCCAACTCTTTTTCAAACTCAAACAAGAAGGCATTCCAGTCAGCCTGCGGGAGTATCTGACCTTGTTGGAGGCGCTGAAAGGCGGATTCGGAGATAACGTGGAGGATTTCTACTCGTTGGCGCGCAGCGTGCTCATCAAACATGAAGAGCATTTAGACCGTTTCGATGCCATTTACAGTCAGTACGTGGCTGGTAGCATGAAACTTTCCGTTCCAGATCTGGCCAAAATCCAGGAGGATTGGCTGAAGTACATGGCTGAGAACAACCTCACAGATGAGGAAAAAGCCATGATCGAAGCGATGGGCGGCTTGGAAGAACTCGCCAAGCGCTTTCAGGAACTGTTGGAAGAACAGAAAGAGCGCCACCAAGGCGGAAATAAATGGATCGGAACCGCTGGAACTTCGCCTTTCGGAGCCTATGGTTACAATCCTGCGGGTTATAGAGTTGGGCAAGCGGGAAGCCGAAACCGAAGTGCGGTGAAGGTTTGGGACAAACGCGAGTTCCGTGACCTGAGCGACAAGGAAGAACTGAACACGCGCAACCTTAAAATGGCGTTGCGCAGGTTGCGTGTTTTCACGCGGCAAGGCCACGAAGAGGAATTAGACCTTGACACCACAATAAAGAAGACCTCCAAGAACGCAGGTTTCCTTCAGATCGAGATGCGGCCAGAGCGCAAGAATAATGTGAAGGTGCTGATGCTGTTCGACATTGGCGGAACGATGGATGACCACATCGAGCTTTGCTCAAAACTCTTCAGCGCAGCGAAATACGAGTTCAAACACTTGGAATTCTACTACTTCCACAATTGCCTCTATGAACGACTTTGGAAGGAGAACCGCAGACGTTTCAACAATATCACGCCCACATTTGACGTGATGCACAAGTTCAATGACGATTATCGGTTGATCATCGTTGGTGATGCGACCATGTCGCCTTGGGAGATTCTGCAACCTGGCGGAAGTGTGGAACACAACAATCCCGAAGCAGGAATGGTGTGGATGGAACGCATCACGCAGAAATTCAAACACCACGTTTGGATCAATCCGAATCCAGAGGAAGGTTGGCGCTATTCCGAATCGACCCAGATTCTGAAGCGTGCTGTGAATGATCGCATGTTTCCGCTTACCATGGAAGGCCTGACCAAGGCCATGAACATGTTGAAAACTTCCAACAAACGATCGACCATCGACCCGAACCTTGAGGAGAATTTCAGGTAA
- a CDS encoding DUF86 domain-containing protein, producing the protein MKLSMLRIAEYIDGFDFETFKRDYKTVDAVVRNFEIIGEAAKKLPAELREKYPSVPWLEMYYLRNRISHEYFGIDYEILWDVAKNHLSGNLKDIEEIINQQS; encoded by the coding sequence ATGAAGCTATCCATGCTTCGCATTGCAGAATACATTGATGGATTCGACTTCGAAACCTTCAAACGTGATTACAAAACAGTTGATGCCGTGGTCAGAAATTTTGAGATCATCGGAGAAGCCGCGAAAAAACTACCAGCAGAATTGCGCGAAAAATATCCGTCCGTTCCATGGCTTGAAATGTACTATCTGCGGAATCGTATTTCGCACGAATATTTCGGCATCGATTACGAAATTCTTTGGGATGTTGCGAAGAATCATCTTTCAGGAAACCTCAAAGACATCGAGGAAATCATCAATCAACAATCGTAA
- a CDS encoding nucleotidyltransferase: protein MAVSTEIFDQLKQLKPILKKEYGVKEIGVFGSFSDGTQTEESDIDLLVELERPIGWKFFGLEIFLEKALGRKIDLVTKNALKEQLRTEILSSVVPID, encoded by the coding sequence ATGGCAGTTTCAACCGAAATATTTGATCAACTCAAACAACTCAAGCCAATTCTAAAAAAGGAGTATGGCGTGAAAGAGATCGGTGTGTTCGGTTCGTTCTCAGATGGAACGCAAACGGAAGAAAGCGATATTGACCTGCTTGTTGAACTGGAACGACCGATCGGTTGGAAGTTCTTCGGTTTGGAGATATTCTTGGAAAAAGCACTTGGAAGAAAGATCGACCTTGTGACCAAGAATGCGCTGAAAGAACAATTGCGCACTGAAATCCTTTCATCCGTTGTCCCGATCGATTGA
- a CDS encoding PIN domain protein, with the protein MKLYLDTSVFGGYFDKEFEKWTIPLIEDLRAGIHQAVISDLTILEMEPAPQRVSDLMFKMIDDGAMLIQGNKESENLANMYVSEGGLTDKSIEDANHIAMATLHHVDVLISWNFKHIVNLNRIRIFNSVNLRHGHQNIEIRSPLEISRP; encoded by the coding sequence ATGAAACTGTACCTCGACACTTCCGTTTTTGGCGGCTACTTCGACAAGGAGTTCGAAAAATGGACAATTCCACTGATTGAAGACCTTCGGGCAGGAATCCATCAGGCAGTAATTTCAGACCTCACCATTTTGGAAATGGAACCTGCACCGCAACGGGTGTCTGACCTGATGTTCAAGATGATTGATGACGGAGCCATGCTCATTCAAGGCAATAAGGAGTCTGAAAACCTTGCCAACATGTATGTTTCGGAAGGTGGGCTAACCGATAAATCCATTGAAGATGCCAACCATATTGCCATGGCCACGCTGCATCACGTGGATGTACTGATAAGTTGGAACTTCAAGCATATTGTGAACTTGAATCGTATTCGGATCTTCAATTCCGTAAATTTGAGACACGGTCATCAGAACATTGAAATTCGTTCGCCATTGGAAATCTCAAGACCATGA
- a CDS encoding DUF695 domain-containing protein produces MFGKLFSGKKEPQKTYGPTDPIFPGEEFVGSEINDENGFYGISIVNQAYNNYYNKKYYGWCAQITIEFQDKNENDLPTDSEAKILNDMEDEIEAFLNRKHTVHFIGRVTKKDYRDIIFYLSDPKFNKEEFNSFFDELNAIRRLNFSLEKDLEWELVSGLIE; encoded by the coding sequence ATGTTTGGAAAGTTGTTCAGTGGCAAGAAAGAACCACAGAAGACCTATGGTCCAACAGATCCGATATTTCCTGGTGAAGAGTTCGTAGGCTCTGAAATCAATGATGAAAATGGATTTTACGGGATATCAATTGTAAATCAAGCCTACAACAATTACTACAATAAGAAATATTATGGGTGGTGTGCGCAAATCACGATTGAGTTCCAAGATAAAAACGAGAACGACCTTCCAACGGATTCAGAAGCCAAGATTTTAAACGATATGGAGGATGAAATCGAGGCTTTTCTAAATCGGAAACACACAGTACATTTCATCGGAAGAGTTACAAAAAAAGATTATCGTGACATTATTTTCTACCTGAGTGACCCAAAATTCAACAAGGAAGAATTCAATTCATTTTTTGACGAGCTCAATGCCATTCGAAGACTGAACTTTAGTTTAGAGAAAGACCTTGAATGGGAATTGGTTTCTGGTTTAATCGAGTAG
- a CDS encoding AAA family ATPase gives MNFTGTKTYIASNELQVAVNASIHLQKPLLVKGEPGTGKTLLAHEIANALGKKLITWHIKSTTKAQQGLYEYDAVSRLRDSQLGNEKVHDISNYIVKGKLWEAFDSDESVVLLIDEIDKADIEFPNDLLLELDKMEFFCYETNETIKAKKRPIVIITSNNEKELPDAFLRRCLFHFIRFPEEEQMKQIVDVHHPGLKEDLLNRALGEFYKLRKVNGIKKRPSTSELVDWISLLLRDDLLKDEPKEGERRLPPHLGSLIKNEQDLMLLERMFG, from the coding sequence ATGAACTTCACAGGAACAAAAACATACATCGCATCCAACGAGCTGCAAGTGGCAGTGAACGCTTCCATTCACTTGCAGAAACCACTTTTGGTAAAAGGCGAACCAGGAACAGGGAAAACCCTTCTGGCACATGAAATTGCCAATGCCCTGGGTAAGAAACTCATCACGTGGCATATCAAATCAACCACCAAGGCACAGCAAGGTTTGTACGAATACGATGCTGTTTCGCGCTTGCGCGATAGCCAATTGGGCAACGAAAAGGTGCATGACATTTCCAATTACATTGTGAAGGGAAAACTTTGGGAAGCCTTTGATTCGGATGAATCGGTTGTGCTGCTAATTGATGAGATTGACAAAGCTGATATTGAATTCCCGAACGATTTGCTGTTGGAGTTGGACAAAATGGAGTTCTTCTGCTACGAGACCAACGAAACCATCAAAGCCAAGAAACGCCCGATCGTTATCATCACGTCCAATAACGAGAAGGAATTGCCAGATGCATTTTTGAGAAGATGTCTATTTCACTTTATCCGTTTCCCAGAGGAAGAACAGATGAAGCAAATTGTGGACGTGCATCATCCAGGATTGAAGGAAGACCTTTTGAACCGTGCGTTGGGTGAATTCTACAAACTCCGTAAAGTGAACGGCATCAAAAAACGCCCAAGCACCAGCGAGTTGGTGGATTGGATCTCACTCCTACTCCGCGATGACCTCCTGAAAGATGAACCGAAAGAAGGCGAACGAAGACTTCCGCCACATTTGGGTTCACTCATCAAGAATGAGCAGGATCTGATGTTGCTTGAGAGGATGTTTGGGTAA
- the aroE gene encoding shikimate dehydrogenase (AroE; catalyzes the conversion of shikimate to 3-dehydroshikimate), which translates to MRKFGLIGYPLSHSFSKQYFTEKFQKEGIDAEYCNFPIESLDELDDIIRSEPDLVGLNVTIPYKTAIIPRLNIVGNCGKFIQSVNTVCIQRVGSDYTLTGANTDIIGFKESIESYTKGHDMALILGTGGAAKAAFHVLEDLGIECQSVSRTHDEGDFTYEELTPEDIWEHSIIVNCTPLGMYPNVNAAPDIPYESITPEHVLFDMIYNPAETVFLKHGRKRGATTINGLRMLERQAEESWKIWNNS; encoded by the coding sequence ATGAGGAAATTCGGACTTATCGGCTACCCTCTCTCCCACTCGTTCTCCAAGCAATACTTCACCGAGAAATTCCAAAAGGAGGGAATCGATGCGGAGTACTGCAACTTCCCAATTGAATCGCTTGACGAACTCGATGACATCATCCGAAGCGAACCCGATCTGGTCGGTTTGAATGTGACCATTCCGTACAAAACGGCCATTATTCCCCGATTGAATATCGTTGGAAATTGCGGAAAGTTCATACAGTCGGTGAACACGGTCTGTATTCAGCGCGTTGGGAGCGATTACACGCTTACAGGCGCCAACACGGACATCATCGGATTCAAGGAGAGCATCGAATCATACACCAAAGGCCACGACATGGCATTGATCCTTGGGACTGGCGGTGCTGCCAAAGCCGCTTTCCACGTGCTTGAAGACCTTGGAATTGAATGCCAGAGTGTTTCTCGAACTCATGATGAAGGCGACTTCACTTATGAGGAACTCACTCCCGAAGACATTTGGGAACATTCCATCATTGTGAACTGCACGCCTTTGGGCATGTACCCGAACGTGAATGCCGCACCCGACATCCCCTACGAATCCATCACGCCCGAACACGTGCTGTTCGACATGATCTACAATCCCGCAGAGACCGTATTTTTAAAGCACGGCCGAAAACGGGGTGCCACAACCATTAACGGACTTCGGATGTTGGAAAGACAGGCTGAGGAAAGTTGGAAGATCTGGAATAATAGCTGA
- a CDS encoding DUF368 domain-containing protein produces the protein MASENNSRSTKDFVFLYLKGMTMGAADVVPGVSGGTIAFITGIYEELLETIKGFNLSVLKTLKDEGIKATWQKTNATFLVVLLAGIFTSVVTLAKGITYLLDAYPVLLWAFFFGLIVASSLIIGRYIKTWGVKEIAALLAGSAIAFYITVAAPSQMPDGLIYIFLAGMIAICAMILPGISGSFILLLMGAYGIVLGSISGLVDGLKSVDIESIIKFGTNIIVFILGCVVGIISFSNFLSWMFKKAYSMTMALLTGFMIGSLNKVWPWKETTEFRINSHGEEVPFLQSNVSPMHFEELYGVSSQLWLAIALCISGFALVFIMEKMASEKG, from the coding sequence ATGGCATCTGAAAACAATTCGCGGAGCACCAAAGACTTCGTTTTTCTCTACTTGAAAGGCATGACCATGGGTGCTGCCGATGTCGTTCCAGGCGTTTCTGGCGGAACCATCGCCTTTATCACAGGTATTTACGAAGAGCTACTCGAAACCATCAAAGGCTTCAATCTTTCTGTGCTCAAAACCCTGAAAGACGAAGGCATAAAAGCCACTTGGCAGAAGACAAACGCCACGTTTCTTGTGGTTTTACTTGCAGGGATTTTCACCAGCGTGGTGACCTTGGCAAAAGGCATCACGTATCTGCTTGACGCTTATCCTGTTCTTCTTTGGGCTTTCTTCTTCGGATTGATCGTGGCCTCGAGCCTGATCATTGGTCGCTACATTAAAACTTGGGGCGTGAAGGAGATTGCAGCTTTGCTTGCTGGAAGCGCCATTGCCTTTTACATCACGGTTGCTGCACCATCGCAAATGCCCGATGGATTGATCTACATCTTTTTGGCCGGAATGATTGCTATTTGCGCGATGATCCTACCTGGAATTTCAGGCAGTTTCATTCTATTGTTGATGGGTGCCTACGGCATCGTTCTTGGGTCGATAAGTGGTTTAGTTGATGGATTAAAATCGGTTGATATTGAATCTATTATAAAATTCGGAACTAACATTATCGTATTCATTCTGGGTTGTGTGGTCGGTATCATTTCCTTTTCGAATTTCTTGTCATGGATGTTCAAGAAAGCATATAGCATGACCATGGCTTTGCTTACAGGTTTTATGATCGGGTCGTTGAACAAAGTTTGGCCTTGGAAGGAAACCACTGAGTTCCGGATCAATAGCCATGGTGAGGAAGTTCCGTTCTTACAATCGAACGTTTCGCCCATGCATTTCGAAGAACTGTATGGCGTGTCATCGCAGCTGTGGCTGGCCATTGCGCTGTGCATTTCAGGCTTCGCGCTTGTGTTCATCATGGAAAAAATGGCCTCTGAGAAAGGATGA
- a CDS encoding rhodanese-like domain-containing protein, with protein sequence MKEVTVQQLKEMQDAGETFQLIDVREPWEVEICSIGADHIPMGEILNRMDEIKTDIPVIVHCRSGARSANVISALEMQKGFTNLYNLKGGILAWANEIDDSLEQY encoded by the coding sequence ATGAAAGAAGTTACGGTTCAGCAATTGAAGGAGATGCAAGATGCTGGAGAGACTTTCCAGCTGATCGATGTGCGCGAGCCATGGGAAGTTGAGATTTGCAGCATTGGGGCAGATCACATTCCGATGGGCGAAATTCTGAACCGAATGGATGAAATAAAGACCGATATTCCTGTCATTGTGCACTGCCGAAGCGGTGCGCGGTCGGCCAATGTGATCAGCGCGCTGGAAATGCAGAAAGGATTCACCAATCTGTACAATCTGAAAGGCGGCATTCTGGCCTGGGCCAACGAGATCGATGACAGTTTGGAACAATACTGA
- a CDS encoding phosphosulfolactate synthase, which yields MNFELKHIPERTAKPREAGVTMVMDKGLSLREAEDLLSASGHLIDLIKLGFGTSLISTNIPEKIKLYQEAGAKVYLGGTLFEAFLIRGQYDDYKRLLDKWKLDTVEVSDGSIELKHTSKCDLISDLAKNFRVLSEVGSKEAGIIIHPNKWKNMMKAELEAGSWKVIAEARESGNVGIYRPNGSAHVSLISKILDVIPADNILWEAPQKAQQVWFINQLGHNVNLGNIAPNEVIPLETLRLGVRGDTFFNFLPQGIEVNKVLAKAKKKQK from the coding sequence ATGAATTTCGAATTAAAGCACATTCCCGAACGGACTGCCAAACCACGCGAGGCTGGCGTGACCATGGTCATGGACAAAGGCTTGAGCCTGCGCGAAGCAGAAGACCTTCTGAGTGCCAGCGGTCATCTCATCGACCTGATCAAACTCGGTTTCGGAACTTCGCTCATCTCCACGAACATTCCTGAGAAGATCAAATTGTATCAGGAAGCTGGTGCGAAAGTCTATCTCGGAGGAACACTTTTCGAGGCATTTCTTATTCGTGGTCAGTATGACGATTACAAACGGCTTCTTGACAAATGGAAGTTGGATACCGTTGAAGTTTCTGATGGTTCTATCGAACTGAAACACACTTCAAAGTGCGACCTGATCAGTGACTTGGCGAAGAATTTCCGAGTGCTCTCTGAAGTGGGTTCCAAAGAAGCCGGCATCATCATTCATCCAAACAAATGGAAGAACATGATGAAAGCTGAACTGGAAGCAGGTTCATGGAAAGTGATCGCGGAAGCCCGCGAAAGCGGCAATGTTGGCATTTACCGCCCGAACGGCTCTGCACACGTTTCGCTTATCAGCAAGATTCTGGATGTGATCCCTGCTGACAACATTCTTTGGGAAGCTCCGCAGAAGGCGCAACAAGTTTGGTTCATCAACCAGTTAGGCCATAACGTGAACTTGGGAAACATTGCTCCGAATGAAGTGATTCCGTTGGAAACACTGCGTTTGGGTGTTCGTGGCGATACGTTCTTCAATTTCCTACCTCAAGGAATTGAGGTGAACAAGGTTTTGGCAAAGGCAAAGAAGAAACAGAAATGA